In the Flavisolibacter tropicus genome, one interval contains:
- a CDS encoding rhomboid family intramembrane serine protease: MESLSQDTPILISTSADEQLIIAYGAMKRLGWEPQYAGPYRLIGFTPKKKLLANEEIMVEVTEDKIAFSSKLNFDKANWNAARKDKKNVKALQEAYEQTQKEATLEQQEEWLKAVEQLREQTNAILTEQKKEDEELEQVMHISNGSRYVTMSLLAINILYFVIMAIAGVGIFEPSSDGLINWGANFSPYTLSGEWWRLFTSMFMHIGVIHLLLNMYGLFMVGAYLEPMLGARTFSIAYICTGIAATLVSIEWHDSNMVGAGASGAIFGMFGVFLALLLTNLIPAKPRKEMLTSISILVGYNLINGLKDGVDNAAHVGGLISGLVAGFVIYLSIKKPSLKTAVILLLLVTTGLGSVSFLKIHRNDTLTFETTLKHFYALQAQALAPYDLEEGKRLAAIKTVSLDAWQNAKKEMDTAKSYKLDKRQQALSTLLNEYAVLRIQETRLIIQVAEGDSTKEQELENVKAATNAKVDAINKF, encoded by the coding sequence AAAAAGCTGCTCGCTAATGAAGAAATAATGGTAGAAGTAACTGAAGACAAAATTGCCTTCAGCAGTAAGCTAAATTTTGATAAAGCCAATTGGAACGCTGCCCGTAAGGATAAAAAGAATGTCAAAGCTTTGCAGGAAGCTTATGAACAAACACAAAAGGAGGCAACGCTAGAACAACAAGAGGAATGGCTAAAAGCAGTAGAGCAACTTCGGGAGCAGACGAATGCGATTCTTACAGAACAAAAGAAGGAGGATGAAGAACTGGAGCAGGTAATGCACATTTCAAATGGCAGTCGCTATGTAACTATGAGTTTGTTGGCGATTAACATTCTATACTTTGTGATTATGGCCATTGCCGGTGTGGGCATCTTTGAACCCAGCAGTGATGGCTTGATTAATTGGGGAGCCAACTTCTCACCCTATACACTAAGTGGTGAATGGTGGCGGTTGTTTACTTCTATGTTTATGCATATTGGTGTTATCCATCTTTTGCTTAATATGTATGGACTGTTTATGGTTGGTGCTTATTTGGAGCCTATGCTAGGTGCACGTACATTTTCTATAGCCTATATCTGCACCGGTATTGCGGCTACATTGGTAAGTATTGAATGGCACGATAGCAATATGGTAGGTGCCGGCGCATCGGGAGCCATTTTTGGAATGTTTGGTGTGTTTTTAGCCTTATTGTTGACTAACCTTATTCCGGCAAAGCCTAGAAAGGAAATGCTTACCAGCATAAGCATATTAGTAGGTTATAATCTAATTAATGGTTTAAAAGATGGTGTGGATAACGCTGCGCACGTGGGTGGATTAATAAGTGGCTTAGTAGCTGGCTTTGTGATATACTTAAGCATTAAAAAGCCTTCATTAAAAACAGCTGTTATATTACTTCTATTGGTAACTACTGGATTGGGTAGTGTTTCTTTTCTAAAGATCCACCGCAATGATACGCTGACATTTGAAACTACATTAAAGCACTTTTACGCCTTACAGGCTCAGGCACTGGCACCATACGATCTGGAAGAAGGAAAGCGATTAGCAGCTATAAAGACAGTTTCTTTAGATGCCTGGCAAAATGCCAAGAAAGAAATGGATACTGCCAAATCCTATAAATTGGATAAACGACAACAAGCACTTTCTACACTGCTGAATGAGTATGCTGTATTGCGTATACAGGAAACCAGACTGATCATACAAGTAGCAGAAGGTGACAGTACTAAAGAACAGGAGTTAGAAAATGTAAAAGCAGCTACCAACGCAAAGGTGGACGCGATTAATAAGTTCTAA
- the kdsB gene encoding 3-deoxy-manno-octulosonate cytidylyltransferase, translating into MKKIAVIPARYDATRFPGKLMELLGDKTVITRTYLATVATGLFDDVVIATDSEIIRDEIQQQGGKVVMTRSDHESGTDRIAEAVANLDVEVIVNVQGDTPFVNGPALQKLLALFDDPSVQVASLMDVISDAEALQDPNVVKVCVDKQMNSLFFSRSVIPYPRNTAIAISHYRHIGVYGFRKAAILQFTQWPITPLEDAEKIECLRFLEHGISLRMALTSPMGVDINTPEDLAKARHLL; encoded by the coding sequence ATGAAAAAGATCGCTGTTATACCGGCTCGCTACGACGCTACGCGTTTTCCCGGTAAGTTGATGGAATTGTTGGGTGATAAAACCGTTATTACACGTACCTACCTGGCTACGGTTGCCACCGGGCTTTTTGACGATGTAGTGATAGCCACCGACAGCGAGATTATTCGTGATGAAATTCAGCAACAGGGTGGAAAAGTAGTGATGACCCGTAGCGATCATGAAAGCGGTACGGATCGTATAGCCGAAGCCGTTGCCAACCTGGATGTAGAAGTTATTGTGAATGTGCAGGGCGATACGCCTTTTGTTAACGGACCGGCTTTACAAAAGCTGCTGGCTTTATTTGATGATCCATCTGTACAAGTAGCCTCGCTCATGGATGTGATCAGCGATGCAGAAGCGTTGCAAGATCCTAACGTAGTGAAAGTGTGTGTGGATAAACAAATGAATTCTTTGTTTTTCAGTCGGAGCGTTATTCCTTATCCACGCAATACAGCTATTGCTATTTCTCACTACCGCCACATTGGAGTGTATGGTTTTCGTAAAGCAGCTATACTGCAGTTTACCCAATGGCCTATTACACCTTTAGAAGATGCTGAAAAAATAGAATGCCTGCGCTTTTTAGAACATGGCATTTCTCTACGTATGGCTTTAACCTCGCCTATGGGTGTAGATATCAACACACCGGAGGATCTAGCAAAAGCACGACATCTTTTATAA
- a CDS encoding SH3 domain-containing protein, with amino-acid sequence MKKGFFILLLLSTIQLWAQDGVFYIAARNGLSLREQPNASSKSITKIPYGQQVTIKYITDNVYKYNAEGLDGMWVSVTYNGQTGYIVDNYLLPTPPPKAGVNDLKQYLEQLSPTTGAPLEIKRSIAELEGGSISVKKQLFKNGAEYHLQNGYEAHTYTFFLPDYNLQQAFVLLRFLSEYKTALGANDVLPSTNTTIKRGETEITVKVETEDYGDGNKRVVRLKLSYEEGALYDIEVFELGNQVVVSVSGGV; translated from the coding sequence ATGAAAAAAGGGTTCTTCATTTTACTACTATTAAGTACTATACAACTATGGGCACAGGATGGCGTGTTTTATATTGCTGCCCGAAATGGCCTGAGTCTGCGTGAGCAACCCAACGCTTCCTCTAAGTCAATTACCAAAATACCCTATGGTCAGCAGGTAACTATCAAGTACATTACCGACAATGTTTATAAATACAACGCTGAAGGATTGGATGGCATGTGGGTATCGGTTACTTATAATGGTCAAACCGGTTATATTGTTGATAACTATTTATTGCCCACACCACCGCCAAAAGCTGGTGTAAATGATTTAAAACAGTACTTAGAGCAACTAAGTCCCACCACAGGCGCGCCGTTAGAAATCAAGCGTTCTATTGCTGAACTGGAAGGTGGAAGTATTAGTGTGAAAAAACAACTTTTTAAAAACGGTGCTGAGTACCATTTGCAGAATGGGTATGAAGCACATACGTACACCTTCTTTCTACCCGATTATAATCTGCAACAGGCTTTTGTACTCTTGCGCTTTTTATCAGAATATAAAACAGCATTGGGCGCTAATGATGTGCTACCCTCTACTAATACCACTATCAAGCGTGGGGAAACAGAAATAACTGTAAAAGTAGAAACAGAAGATTATGGCGATGGTAATAAAAGAGTAGTGCGCTTAAAGCTCTCTTATGAAGAAGGCGCCCTTTACGACATTGAAGTATTTGAACTGGGTAATCAGGTGGTGGTTTCTGTCAGTGGCGGTGTTTAA
- a CDS encoding sterol desaturase family protein: MWNQLIQYFQTLEQRPLERMAFLVGGLLVFWIIEGAIPLIQPAYKKNKLRHAVVNFSFTVMHLVIHTFLAILIVLLSDWCKMAGFGLVYWTNAGILATVLISFLLLDFIGSWLAHFTEHKLSFLWRFHVVHHADNNVDVTTGLRHHPIESVLRGLFFFIAIFISGAPMYAVMIFQTITVLFTAFTHANIRLPKQVDYLLSFVFISPNMHKVHHHWQQPYTDSNYGAVLSVWDRLFGTYRQLEPSKIRYGLDRYYPNEQDENFMLLLKKPFGKME, encoded by the coding sequence ATGTGGAACCAACTCATCCAATATTTCCAAACCCTGGAACAGCGCCCCTTGGAACGCATGGCCTTTTTAGTGGGAGGCTTATTAGTTTTCTGGATCATAGAAGGTGCCATACCCCTGATTCAGCCGGCATACAAGAAAAACAAGCTGCGTCATGCGGTCGTGAATTTTTCCTTTACGGTAATGCACCTGGTTATCCACACTTTTTTGGCCATTCTCATTGTATTACTGTCCGACTGGTGCAAAATGGCTGGCTTTGGCCTGGTGTATTGGACCAACGCAGGAATTCTAGCTACTGTTCTTATTTCGTTTTTACTATTAGATTTTATTGGTAGCTGGCTGGCGCATTTTACAGAACACAAGCTGTCATTCCTTTGGCGTTTTCATGTGGTGCATCACGCTGATAATAATGTAGATGTTACTACCGGGCTTCGTCACCATCCTATAGAAAGTGTGTTACGTGGACTGTTCTTTTTTATTGCCATTTTTATTTCAGGAGCACCTATGTACGCCGTGATGATCTTTCAAACTATTACTGTACTCTTCACCGCATTTACACATGCCAATATTCGTTTGCCTAAACAAGTTGATTACCTCTTAAGTTTTGTTTTTATTTCACCCAATATGCACAAAGTACATCACCACTGGCAACAACCGTACACGGATAGTAACTACGGTGCTGTACTTTCTGTATGGGATCGCTTGTTTGGAACTTATCGCCAGTTGGAGCCTTCCAAGATCCGTTATGGATTGGATCGCTACTATCCAAACGAGCAGGATGAGAACTTCATGCTGCTGTTAAAGAAGCCCTTCGGCAAAATGGAGTAA
- a CDS encoding putative signal transducing protein: MYFVELRSFDNYIEANIVLKMLQSFEVNCHLKDENTVTIDPLLSPAIGGMKLMVHPAHVEKAWDLLEEAEETYLKHIPCPICKAHALVTISVTKEHKCKLAALASMLVNGHSVEITKLYKCTACGYDFKELPQQK; this comes from the coding sequence ATGTACTTTGTTGAATTACGGTCGTTTGACAATTATATAGAAGCTAACATTGTGTTGAAAATGCTTCAATCCTTTGAGGTCAATTGTCATTTAAAGGATGAGAATACGGTAACAATTGACCCCCTTCTTAGCCCAGCTATTGGCGGTATGAAGCTAATGGTACACCCCGCACATGTGGAAAAAGCCTGGGATCTGCTGGAAGAAGCAGAAGAAACCTACTTAAAACACATTCCCTGCCCCATTTGTAAAGCTCATGCATTAGTAACAATAAGTGTTACCAAAGAACATAAATGTAAACTGGCTGCCTTGGCCAGCATGTTAGTAAACGGGCACTCTGTTGAAATTACCAAGCTGTATAAATGTACCGCTTGTGGTTACGATTTTAAAGAATTACCCCAGCAGAAGTAA
- a CDS encoding putative signal transducing protein, whose product MQPLLFMQEIEVLCIMKFVPVQVYQNYVDAHIIKGRLEEAGIDCWLKDEHTVTTYLDQCGRRYQTNGIRRTTK is encoded by the coding sequence ATGCAGCCTCTTTTATTTATGCAAGAAATAGAGGTTCTTTGCATTATGAAGTTCGTCCCTGTTCAAGTGTACCAGAATTATGTTGATGCACATATCATTAAAGGCCGATTGGAAGAGGCTGGTATTGATTGCTGGCTAAAGGATGAGCATACGGTTACTACCTATTTGGACCAATGCGGTAGGCGGTATCAAACTAATGGTATCAGAAGAACAACAAAATGA
- the dnaN gene encoding DNA polymerase III subunit beta gives MKFIVSSSQLLKQLQQISGVINANTVLPILEDFLFEVEGGKLTVVATDLETVMRIQLDIEARESGKVCIPAKILMDSLKNIPDQPLTFSIDKNFGIEITSDNGKYKVMGENPDNFPKEPAADDTTSFTMPSSALVTAINKTLFAVSNDDLRPAMTGVFFELNKDAIQFVATDAHRLVRYKRTDVACPRQDSFIVPRKPLNLLKSALPDNEDEIIINYNSNHLFVKHGTTQMSCRLIDARFPDYKVVIPADNPYKLIVNKSQFQSALRRVSVFSNKSTNQVALNISGSELGLAAQDVDFSFEGNERMKCQYDGEDLTIAFNARFLIEMLSASVGDEVRIELSTPTKAGILRPIEAEENEDLLMLVMPLMLNQ, from the coding sequence ATGAAATTTATTGTTTCCTCCTCCCAATTGCTGAAGCAATTGCAACAAATATCTGGCGTTATCAACGCCAATACGGTATTACCGATCTTAGAAGATTTCCTGTTTGAAGTAGAAGGAGGTAAGCTAACTGTAGTGGCTACCGACCTGGAAACGGTAATGCGTATCCAACTAGATATTGAAGCCCGTGAAAGCGGTAAAGTGTGTATTCCGGCCAAGATCCTCATGGATTCGTTAAAGAATATTCCTGATCAGCCATTGACTTTCAGTATTGACAAGAACTTTGGTATTGAGATCACCTCTGATAATGGTAAGTATAAAGTAATGGGCGAAAACCCAGACAACTTCCCGAAAGAGCCTGCTGCTGACGATACCACTTCTTTTACCATGCCCTCATCGGCGCTGGTAACGGCTATCAATAAAACTTTGTTTGCTGTTAGTAATGATGACTTACGCCCAGCTATGACCGGTGTTTTCTTTGAACTCAACAAAGACGCCATTCAGTTTGTAGCTACCGATGCGCATCGCCTGGTACGTTATAAAAGAACCGATGTAGCCTGCCCACGCCAGGATTCTTTCATTGTACCTCGTAAGCCTTTGAATCTTTTAAAGTCGGCATTACCTGATAACGAAGATGAGATCATCATCAACTACAACAGCAATCACCTGTTTGTAAAACACGGTACTACGCAGATGAGCTGTCGATTGATTGATGCCCGTTTCCCTGATTATAAAGTGGTAATACCTGCTGATAATCCATATAAGCTGATCGTTAACAAATCACAGTTTCAAAGCGCACTGCGCCGTGTAAGCGTATTTAGTAACAAAAGCACCAACCAAGTTGCCCTGAACATCAGCGGTAGCGAGTTAGGCTTGGCTGCACAGGATGTGGATTTTTCTTTTGAAGGTAATGAGCGCATGAAGTGCCAGTACGACGGTGAAGACCTGACCATTGCTTTTAATGCCCGTTTCCTGATTGAAATGCTAAGCGCTTCTGTAGGTGATGAGGTGCGTATTGAATTATCTACCCCTACTAAGGCTGGTATTTTACGTCCGATTGAAGCTGAAGAAAATGAAGACCTGCTAATGCTGGTAATGCCATTGATGTTAAACCAATAG
- a CDS encoding trypsin-like peptidase domain-containing protein, producing the protein MGTQQIIELYRPAIIQIATQTSTGTGFYVKEFDLIVTNEHVVGKNTEVTIAGRLFERRITRVWYLDKKHDLAFLQPPEGVQLPEVQLGDYTQMNDGDVVVAIGHPYGLNYTATQGVISKVDRIREGIKYIQIDAAINPGNSGGPLVNKGGEIIGVNSFIIRGGDNLGFALPSSYLREALTMYAPHRGEPSTRCHSCENLVTPGNIEAEKYCPFCGTEVKLPQLPEKEAKPVGVAKTVEEILRELGKDVKLARDGTNNWTVKEGAAKIKINYNPDNFFVAGDAYLCLLPGDTTQIRPLYQFLLQENYKMDSLVLSCVKQSIVLSCIMYDLDMTKETGVDMFRMLFQKADFYDQLLEKEFGCRELLEE; encoded by the coding sequence ATGGGAACACAACAGATAATAGAATTATATAGACCCGCTATTATTCAAATAGCTACACAAACCAGTACCGGTACGGGCTTTTATGTAAAAGAGTTTGACCTGATTGTTACCAACGAACATGTAGTGGGTAAAAACACGGAGGTAACGATAGCCGGCCGGTTATTTGAACGCCGTATTACGCGGGTATGGTACCTTGACAAAAAGCACGACCTGGCATTTTTGCAACCACCAGAAGGAGTGCAGCTACCAGAAGTGCAGTTGGGCGATTATACACAGATGAACGATGGTGATGTAGTAGTAGCTATTGGTCACCCCTACGGATTAAACTATACAGCTACGCAAGGTGTGATCTCCAAAGTAGATCGCATTCGCGAAGGCATTAAATATATTCAGATCGACGCAGCTATTAACCCGGGTAATAGTGGTGGGCCCTTGGTAAACAAAGGCGGTGAAATTATTGGTGTCAACTCTTTTATTATTCGTGGTGGCGATAACCTGGGTTTTGCACTGCCCTCTTCTTACTTGCGCGAGGCGTTGACCATGTACGCGCCGCACCGTGGCGAGCCTTCTACCCGCTGCCATAGCTGCGAAAATCTGGTAACACCCGGTAATATTGAAGCTGAAAAATATTGTCCGTTCTGTGGCACCGAAGTAAAGCTGCCACAGCTGCCCGAAAAAGAAGCCAAGCCGGTGGGCGTAGCAAAAACAGTAGAAGAAATTTTACGTGAGTTGGGTAAAGACGTAAAGCTGGCTCGTGATGGCACTAACAATTGGACAGTAAAAGAAGGTGCTGCTAAAATCAAGATCAACTATAATCCCGATAACTTCTTTGTAGCCGGCGACGCCTATCTCTGCCTGCTACCTGGTGATACTACCCAGATCAGGCCCTTATACCAGTTTCTATTGCAGGAGAATTACAAGATGGACAGCCTGGTGTTAAGTTGTGTAAAACAAAGCATTGTGCTTTCCTGTATCATGTATGATCTGGACATGACTAAAGAAACCGGTGTAGATATGTTTCGCATGTTGTTTCAAAAAGCCGACTTCTATGATCAATTGTTAGAGAAGGAGTTTGGGTGTAGAGAGTTGTTGGAGGAATAA
- a CDS encoding regulatory protein RecX, with translation MQKKFHTKEAALQKLRHYCGYQERSHSEVQQKLWELGVRRAEHDEIITSLIEDDYLNEERFAQQFAGGKFRMNDWGRKKIYYALKEKKVSEYNIKKALKEIDEEDYQKTLNSLAEKKYESLKDEQYLVRKKKTIDFLMQKGFEPELITKVVKKLADPKSSEEEG, from the coding sequence ATGCAAAAGAAATTTCACACCAAAGAAGCAGCCTTACAAAAGCTGCGGCATTATTGCGGTTACCAAGAGCGCAGCCACAGCGAGGTGCAGCAAAAGCTGTGGGAATTAGGTGTACGCCGGGCAGAACACGATGAGATCATTACCTCTCTGATTGAAGACGATTACTTAAACGAAGAACGCTTTGCCCAACAGTTTGCCGGTGGTAAGTTTCGAATGAATGACTGGGGGCGTAAGAAAATTTATTACGCGCTCAAAGAAAAAAAGGTAAGCGAGTACAATATCAAAAAAGCCTTGAAGGAAATAGATGAAGAGGATTACCAAAAAACACTAAATAGCCTGGCTGAAAAAAAATATGAATCCCTGAAAGACGAGCAATACCTCGTACGCAAAAAGAAAACAATTGACTTCCTCATGCAGAAAGGCTTTGAACCAGAACTAATCACCAAAGTTGTAAAAAAACTCGCAGACCCTAAATCTTCTGAAGAGGAAGGGTAG
- a CDS encoding S41 family peptidase, with amino-acid sequence MKNRIWLPLLAFQLLSLASFAQLTKVQRDQTIDSVLKVVTERYVFPDMAKKMEAYVRKQQAAKAYDAITDGQQFAARLTQDLRTINNDKHINIEYSPEAIPPEEERELMTIPPAEKEGYAQMMKHLNYGIRKVDVLKGNIGYLDFEFMCSPEFAGDTYAAAMNYLAHTGALIIDLRNCGGSMSPDAIPFLCSYFFENPVHLVDWYWRKNNAVKQAWTYSYVSGKKYLDKPIYILTSNKTFSGAEEMAYDLQNLKRATIIGQPSGGGANPGGFLRVTDHFRMFVPIGQAISPITKTNWEGVGVKPDTLINTKLALTKAHMMGITHTMNTTDIQPWKEALQNWLKELENTKLVLKPITFELKDFPNAKEVYVAGSFNEWNAGSHKMQRKGNSWVLTTEAEPGKVVYKFIVDGKWITDPDNTATETNGPNTDSVKFISKDF; translated from the coding sequence ATGAAAAACAGAATCTGGCTGCCTTTGTTAGCCTTTCAGTTATTAAGCCTGGCATCTTTTGCCCAGCTAACCAAAGTACAAAGAGACCAAACCATAGATAGCGTACTGAAAGTAGTAACCGAGCGCTATGTGTTTCCCGACATGGCCAAAAAAATGGAAGCCTATGTGCGCAAGCAACAAGCCGCCAAAGCTTACGATGCTATCACTGATGGTCAACAATTTGCCGCCCGCCTCACCCAAGACCTGCGCACCATCAACAACGATAAGCATATCAATATAGAATACTCTCCTGAAGCTATTCCGCCAGAAGAAGAGCGTGAGCTCATGACCATTCCCCCCGCTGAAAAAGAAGGTTATGCCCAAATGATGAAGCATTTGAATTACGGCATACGGAAAGTGGATGTATTAAAGGGAAACATCGGCTACCTGGATTTTGAATTTATGTGCTCTCCGGAGTTTGCTGGCGATACCTATGCTGCAGCTATGAACTACCTGGCGCATACCGGTGCATTGATCATTGACCTGCGTAACTGTGGAGGCAGCATGTCGCCCGACGCCATTCCTTTTTTATGCAGTTACTTCTTTGAGAATCCTGTACATCTGGTAGATTGGTACTGGCGTAAAAACAATGCTGTTAAGCAGGCCTGGACCTATTCCTATGTATCTGGAAAGAAATATCTGGACAAGCCTATTTATATTCTTACCAGCAATAAAACTTTTTCAGGTGCTGAGGAAATGGCCTACGATCTGCAAAACCTAAAAAGGGCTACTATTATTGGGCAACCATCAGGTGGCGGCGCTAACCCTGGCGGGTTTCTAAGAGTTACAGATCATTTCCGCATGTTTGTACCTATTGGTCAAGCCATTAGCCCTATTACCAAAACCAACTGGGAAGGCGTGGGTGTAAAACCCGATACATTGATCAATACCAAACTGGCCTTAACAAAGGCGCATATGATGGGTATTACGCATACTATGAACACCACCGATATCCAACCATGGAAGGAGGCGTTGCAAAACTGGTTAAAAGAACTGGAAAACACCAAGCTGGTGTTAAAACCAATAACCTTTGAACTAAAGGATTTCCCCAACGCCAAAGAGGTGTATGTAGCAGGCTCGTTCAACGAATGGAATGCTGGCTCTCACAAAATGCAACGTAAAGGCAACAGCTGGGTGCTTACTACGGAAGCAGAACCCGGCAAGGTGGTGTACAAGTTTATTGTGGATGGCAAATGGATCACCGATCCGGACAACACAGCTACCGAAACCAACGGCCCCAATACAGACTCAGTAAAATTTATATCAAAAGATTTTTAA
- a CDS encoding tetratricopeptide repeat protein, translating to MMRLTNYRLCTYGMALCLAVSTALSNTALAAGEKPEGYTARLFVLPIEDTPLSRGITLYKEGKYEDALEQLQKAVAANPNDALTNLWLGLALEGNKKPYEAMAAWRKCYGNSKWEPIADYLKALSWWKLGNTNDAINYLNDALVNLKDSKPVDFKPAKEAMQQVKAGQAVPPLSQWADLSTLTAPQVEEQTTVPVKNNPTKGTTDRPAKTDNKNTSTNTNTTNNDKKEVEAASVLPGATPKAGKWLAVVSNGYKGDKLTFTVSADGKRVENVEFIGNWRSRSSRTEVLINLDPPNPFGVSKGNFSAVQRVEKSRMWWEFIGRFTTATSAEGSYRCAFAGGEYDTYKLKWTAKYVGSN from the coding sequence ATGATGCGCTTAACCAACTACCGTTTATGTACGTACGGCATGGCGTTGTGCCTGGCCGTTTCTACTGCTCTTTCTAATACAGCATTAGCCGCCGGTGAAAAGCCTGAAGGATATACAGCACGCTTATTTGTACTACCAATAGAAGACACCCCACTAAGCCGGGGTATTACCCTTTATAAAGAAGGCAAGTATGAGGATGCTCTGGAACAACTACAAAAAGCCGTTGCAGCAAATCCCAATGATGCTCTTACCAATCTTTGGTTGGGGCTGGCACTAGAAGGCAATAAGAAGCCTTATGAAGCGATGGCGGCCTGGCGCAAGTGTTATGGGAACTCCAAATGGGAGCCTATTGCCGATTATCTGAAAGCATTATCGTGGTGGAAGCTGGGTAATACAAACGATGCCATTAATTATTTAAATGATGCGCTGGTTAATTTAAAAGACAGCAAGCCGGTAGATTTTAAGCCAGCTAAAGAAGCCATGCAGCAAGTAAAGGCTGGCCAAGCGGTACCACCATTGAGCCAGTGGGCCGACCTGTCTACATTAACCGCACCTCAGGTTGAAGAACAAACAACAGTACCCGTTAAAAACAATCCAACAAAAGGCACTACTGATCGCCCAGCAAAAACGGATAATAAGAATACATCAACCAATACTAATACTACCAACAACGACAAAAAGGAAGTAGAAGCTGCAAGCGTCTTACCCGGTGCTACGCCTAAAGCTGGCAAGTGGTTAGCTGTTGTTTCTAATGGCTATAAGGGCGATAAGCTGACCTTTACTGTATCGGCCGATGGCAAGCGTGTGGAGAATGTGGAGTTTATTGGTAACTGGCGCTCCCGTAGCTCGCGCACCGAGGTGTTGATAAACCTGGATCCGCCTAATCCCTTTGGTGTTAGCAAGGGCAATTTTTCTGCGGTGCAGCGGGTAGAAAAGTCGCGGATGTGGTGGGAGTTTATTGGACGCTTTACCACAGCAACATCGGCCGAAGGTTCTTACCGATGTGCGTTTGCCGGAGGAGAATACGATACTTATAAATTGAAGTGGACTGCCAAGTACGTTGGCTCTAATTAA
- a CDS encoding bestrophin family protein: MIVREKEGWFRMLFVWRGSVLVNIFPRLLALLLISVAVVYFHGTFFSYKIPLNPAPFTLLGVALAIFLGFYNTTSYERYWEGRKLWGAMLNDTRSLARQALTMSGPQQNSDDQRYFVRLLIAFTHSLKHQLRNTDVQPDLERLLPLEQAQELEPARYKPIMILMMMGNWVKKRVEAGNIDTITQSAFDRNLNKLSDIVGGCERIASNPVPFTYSVLLHRTVYLYCFLLPFGLVDSIGWMTPVMVVFTGYTFMALDAIANEIEEPFGNQPNDLALNAMSHMIETTLLEMAQEPLPDSLPPADNYVVD, from the coding sequence ATGATCGTAAGGGAGAAAGAAGGCTGGTTCCGTATGCTGTTTGTTTGGCGGGGTTCTGTATTGGTAAACATTTTTCCCCGATTGCTGGCACTATTACTGATATCTGTGGCAGTCGTTTATTTTCACGGTACTTTCTTTTCGTATAAGATCCCGCTGAATCCAGCCCCATTCACCTTGTTGGGTGTTGCGTTAGCTATCTTTCTGGGGTTTTATAATACTACAAGTTATGAGCGTTATTGGGAAGGACGAAAGCTGTGGGGCGCCATGCTCAACGACACTCGTTCCTTAGCCCGCCAGGCCCTGACCATGAGCGGCCCCCAGCAAAACTCTGACGACCAACGCTACTTTGTTCGTTTGCTCATTGCCTTTACCCATTCCCTAAAACACCAATTACGCAATACGGATGTGCAGCCAGATTTAGAAAGACTACTCCCCTTAGAGCAGGCCCAAGAACTGGAGCCGGCCCGGTATAAACCAATCATGATTTTAATGATGATGGGAAATTGGGTGAAAAAAAGGGTAGAAGCTGGTAATATAGACACCATCACTCAATCGGCCTTTGACCGGAACCTTAATAAACTCTCTGATATTGTAGGCGGGTGTGAGCGCATTGCCTCTAACCCCGTTCCCTTTACTTATAGCGTACTCCTGCACCGAACCGTTTATTTATATTGTTTCCTTTTGCCCTTTGGACTAGTGGATAGCATTGGTTGGATGACGCCGGTAATGGTAGTGTTTACTGGCTATACGTTTATGGCGTTGGATGCTATAGCCAACGAGATTGAAGAACCTTTTGGCAATCAGCCAAACGACCTTGCTCTCAATGCAATGAGCCATATGATCGAAACTACACTTTTAGAAATGGCGCAGGAACCTCTTCCCGATAGCTTGCCGCCTGCAGATAATTATGTAGTGGATTGA